A window from Peromyscus eremicus chromosome 1, PerEre_H2_v1, whole genome shotgun sequence encodes these proteins:
- the Ndufb8 gene encoding NADH dehydrogenase [ubiquinone] 1 beta subcomplex subunit 8, mitochondrial: MAAAGAAALGVRWLQRAARGVVPLEARRAFHMTKDMLPGPYPRTPEERAAAAKKYNMRVEDYEPYPDEGMGYGDYPKLPDRSQQERDPWYEWDHSELRLNWGEAMHWDLDMYIRNRVDTSPTPVSWDVMCKHLFGFVAFMVFMFWVGETFPSYQPVGPKQYPYNNLYLEKGGDPTKEPEPVVHYEI, from the exons ATGGCGGCGGCCGGGGCTGCGGCCCTGGGAGTCCGGTGGCTGCAAAGGGCAGCCCGCGGCGTGGTGCCCCTGGAGGCACGGAGAG CCTTCCATATGACCAAGGACATGCTGCCGGGGCCGTATCCTAGGACTCCAGAAGAGCGGGCCGCGGCCGCCAAGAAGTATAACATGCGCGTGGAAGACTACGAGCCGTACCCGGATGAAGgcatggg GTACGGTGACTACCCGAAGCTCCCTGACCGCTCACAGCAGGAGAGGGATCCATGGTATGAATGGGATCACTCAGAACTGAGGTTGAACTGGGGCGAAGCG ATGCACTGGGACCTAGACATGTATATCAGGAATCGTGTGGACACATCCCCTACACCTGTTTCTTGGGATGTCATGTGTAAACATCTCTTCGGCTTCGTAGCTTTCATGGTTTTCATGTTCTGGGTTGGAGAGACTTTCCCCTCCTACCAGCCTGTG gGGCCGAAGCAGTACCCTTACAACAACCTGTACCTGGAGAAAGGCGGTGATCCTACCAAAGAACCTGAGCCGGTGGTTCACTATGAGATCTGA